One window from the genome of Flavobacterium agricola encodes:
- the coaD gene encoding pantetheine-phosphate adenylyltransferase gives MRKALFPGSFDPITLGHYDIIKRALPLFDEIVIAIGVNADKKYMFSLEQRLNFIKEAFKDEPKISVITYEGLTIELCERINAQFILRGLRNPADFEFEKAIAHTNRRLSNIETVFLLTAASTSYISSSIVRDVLRNGGDYTVLVPDSVRVEK, from the coding sequence ATGAGAAAAGCACTTTTTCCAGGATCTTTTGATCCGATTACGTTAGGACATTATGATATTATTAAACGCGCTTTACCTTTATTTGATGAGATTGTAATTGCTATTGGAGTAAATGCAGATAAAAAATATATGTTTTCGTTAGAGCAACGTTTAAACTTTATTAAAGAAGCTTTTAAAGATGAACCAAAAATATCGGTTATTACCTACGAAGGTTTAACCATAGAATTATGTGAACGCATTAATGCGCAATTCATTTTACGCGGTTTACGTAATCCTGCCGATTTTGAGTTTGAAAAAGCAATTGCGCACACCAACAGAAGGTTATCAAACATTGAAACGGTATTTTTATTAACTGCCGCAAGCACATCGTACATCAGCTCAAGCATTGTTCGCGATGTTTTACGTAACGGCGGCGATTATACGGTTTTAGTACCTGATTCGGTAAGAGTAGAAAAATAA
- a CDS encoding superoxide dismutase — translation MKKTILTTSLLSLFLLSCNENKNLQEVAIADATEQTSEVKSYPDPAEVKADGKFQMQGLKYGYSDLNKAIDPETVFIHYSKHHLGYANNLNKAIAGTPQENQTIEEILVGLDVNNATLRNNAGGYYNHNLYWDVLSPTPHEASKEFDEAVKATFGSKDELVKQLKDAAAKQFGSGWSWLVVTPEGKLAVTATANQDNPLMPNAAVKGTPIFGIDVWEHAYYLNYQNKRADYLDEIFNIVDWEIVSENYAKALTK, via the coding sequence ATGAAAAAAACAATTTTAACAACATCATTACTTTCTTTATTTTTATTAAGCTGTAATGAAAATAAGAATTTACAAGAAGTAGCCATTGCTGATGCAACCGAGCAAACATCAGAAGTTAAATCTTATCCTGATCCAGCAGAAGTTAAAGCAGATGGTAAATTTCAGATGCAAGGTTTAAAATACGGTTATTCGGATTTAAATAAAGCAATTGATCCAGAAACTGTTTTTATTCACTATAGCAAACACCATTTAGGTTATGCAAACAATTTAAACAAAGCCATTGCTGGTACACCGCAAGAAAATCAAACAATTGAAGAAATTTTAGTTGGTTTAGATGTAAATAACGCAACTTTACGCAACAATGCAGGTGGTTATTACAACCATAATTTATATTGGGATGTACTTTCGCCAACACCACATGAAGCTTCTAAAGAATTTGATGAAGCTGTAAAAGCAACTTTTGGTTCTAAAGATGAATTAGTAAAACAATTAAAAGATGCAGCAGCTAAACAATTTGGTTCAGGTTGGTCTTGGTTGGTTGTAACACCAGAAGGTAAGTTAGCAGTAACTGCAACTGCAAATCAAGACAATCCATTAATGCCAAATGCTGCAGTTAAAGGAACACCAATTTTTGGTATTGATGTGTGGGAACATGCTTATTATTTAAACTACCAAAACAAACGTGCTGATTATTTAGATGAAATTTTCAATATTGTTGATTGGGAAATTGTTAGTGAAAACTATGCAAAAGCATTAACGAAATAA
- a CDS encoding PASTA domain-containing protein, with product MNLIKFLTSKTFFINLGLAVLVVIIGVFGVLKFLKVVTQHDIVVKVPNLINTSSLDAAEKLQDLDLHLVILDTIPYNNTIKPFAIVEQDPLPEQDVKNGRKIYVQINAGEYENVKLPVIKEGTSLRQAENLLRSAGLEVGEKTYKRHEYKDVVLGLISKGKPITAGTILKKHSKVDLVLGDGFTKPTEIEVTLNNTQNLINAPETEEIEGFEEE from the coding sequence ATGAATTTAATAAAGTTTTTAACCAGTAAAACTTTCTTTATCAACTTAGGTCTTGCTGTGTTGGTTGTGATAATTGGCGTTTTTGGCGTTTTAAAATTTTTAAAAGTAGTTACCCAACACGATATTGTAGTAAAAGTACCTAATTTAATTAATACAAGCTCTTTAGATGCTGCAGAAAAATTGCAGGATTTAGATTTGCATTTGGTTATTTTAGATACCATTCCGTATAACAATACCATTAAACCTTTTGCTATTGTAGAACAAGATCCGCTTCCGGAACAAGATGTTAAAAACGGACGTAAAATTTATGTGCAAATTAATGCCGGAGAATATGAAAATGTGAAATTACCGGTTATTAAAGAAGGAACTTCGTTACGTCAGGCAGAAAACTTATTACGTTCGGCTGGTTTAGAAGTTGGTGAAAAAACTTACAAACGTCACGAATACAAAGATGTAGTTTTAGGATTAATTTCTAAAGGAAAACCAATTACCGCAGGAACTATATTAAAAAAACATTCTAAAGTAGATTTAGTTTTAGGAGATGGCTTTACTAAACCTACAGAAATTGAAGTTACTTTAAATAATACACAAAATTTAATAAATGCCCCAGAAACCGAAGAAATTGAAGGTTTTGAAGAAGAATAA
- the rsfS gene encoding ribosome silencing factor: MAKKDNISKDELLALIIQGIENVKGEDITILDLREIDNTVCDYYVICNGNSNTQVSAISGSVQRTVSKELHDKPWHVEGEQSAEWILMDYVHVVVHVFQKQIREYYNIEDLWGDAKFTYIENKN, encoded by the coding sequence ATGGCAAAAAAGGACAATATTAGTAAAGACGAATTACTAGCATTAATTATTCAAGGCATTGAAAACGTTAAAGGAGAAGATATTACGATATTAGACTTACGTGAAATAGATAATACCGTTTGTGATTATTATGTGATTTGTAACGGAAATTCAAACACGCAAGTAAGTGCAATTTCGGGTTCAGTACAACGCACCGTTTCTAAAGAATTGCATGACAAACCATGGCATGTTGAAGGAGAACAAAGTGCAGAATGGATTTTAATGGATTATGTACATGTGGTAGTTCACGTGTTCCAAAAACAAATCAGAGAATATTATAATATAGAAGATTTATGGGGGGATGCAAAATTCACCTATATTGAAAATAAAAATTAA
- a CDS encoding biotin--[acetyl-CoA-carboxylase] ligase: MIENIFKSNGAIESVVGIGINVNQQDFDALPKASSIYNILGKPVAKDKLLTEILHEITETFTQYKNNGSEPFWAYFHEHLYRINTLSLFVDERTQNQFKAVVKQVTRNGLLVLELENKTLRYCSLKEVTLVY, encoded by the coding sequence TTGATTGAAAACATTTTCAAATCAAACGGCGCAATAGAATCGGTTGTTGGCATTGGCATTAACGTAAACCAACAAGATTTTGACGCTTTACCCAAAGCCAGCTCAATTTATAACATTTTAGGCAAACCTGTTGCTAAAGATAAACTTTTAACTGAAATTTTGCATGAAATTACAGAAACTTTTACACAATATAAAAACAACGGGTCCGAACCTTTTTGGGCCTATTTTCATGAGCACTTATACCGAATAAACACCTTAAGTTTATTTGTTGATGAACGTACGCAAAACCAATTTAAGGCTGTTGTAAAACAAGTTACCCGAAACGGCTTATTGGTTTTAGAATTAGAAAACAAAACCTTGCGTTATTGCAGCTTGAAAGAAGTTACATTGGTTTATTAA
- a CDS encoding phosphatidylserine decarboxylase family protein, with product MFHKEGAKIILGSVIVTVVLFFLIDQFVHVEWLRTVLLLVVLLLLLTVLQFFRNPKRLIHDELDTILAPVDGKVVVIEEVYEPEYFKDKRLMVSIFMSPINVHVTRYALNGDVIYSQYHPGKYLVAWHPKASEENERTTIVIDNPNFGPVMYRQIAGALAKRIVNYAKVGDYAKQGQDAGFIKFGSRVDLYLPLSTEVLVKLNDKAVGNRTLIAKYNN from the coding sequence ATGTTTCATAAAGAAGGAGCCAAGATCATATTAGGATCTGTAATTGTAACTGTTGTTTTATTTTTTTTAATAGATCAATTTGTTCATGTAGAGTGGTTACGTACCGTATTACTGCTTGTTGTTTTATTGTTGTTACTAACAGTTTTACAATTTTTTAGAAATCCGAAGCGTTTAATTCATGACGAATTAGACACCATTTTAGCACCCGTAGATGGGAAGGTTGTGGTGATTGAGGAAGTTTATGAACCAGAATATTTTAAAGACAAACGATTAATGGTTTCAATCTTCATGTCGCCTATTAACGTCCACGTTACGCGTTATGCCCTTAATGGAGATGTGATTTATTCGCAATATCACCCAGGTAAATATTTGGTAGCTTGGCATCCCAAAGCAAGTGAAGAAAACGAACGTACAACCATTGTAATAGATAATCCTAATTTTGGACCTGTTATGTACCGCCAAATTGCAGGCGCATTAGCTAAACGCATTGTAAACTATGCAAAGGTTGGCGATTATGCCAAACAAGGACAAGATGCCGGCTTTATTAAATTCGGATCTCGTGTAGATTTATACCTACCTTTAAGTACCGAGGTTTTAGTTAAACTAAATGACAAAGCTGTAGGTAACAGAACTTTAATTGCCAAATACAATAATTAA
- a CDS encoding SRPBCC family protein — protein sequence MNLESPKVTVAKPAAYIFESLTKIENFEKLMPENTAKFEVLDDKCFVFGLKGMPEIKLVLKEATPNSQVILGAASDKLPFTLTANLNELAAESTEVQLFFTGEFNAMMAMMIKGPIGKFIETLANNMNKL from the coding sequence ATGAATTTAGAAAGTCCAAAAGTTACCGTAGCAAAACCGGCAGCCTATATTTTCGAAAGTTTAACTAAAATTGAAAACTTTGAAAAACTAATGCCAGAAAACACTGCAAAGTTTGAAGTTTTAGACGACAAATGTTTTGTTTTTGGGTTGAAAGGTATGCCAGAAATAAAATTAGTATTAAAAGAAGCTACACCAAACTCACAAGTTATTTTAGGGGCTGCTTCAGACAAATTACCGTTTACATTAACGGCTAATTTAAACGAATTAGCTGCAGAAAGCACTGAGGTTCAGTTGTTTTTTACGGGTGAATTTAATGCCATGATGGCCATGATGATTAAAGGACCAATTGGTAAGTTTATTGAAACTTTAGCAAACAACATGAATAAATTATAA
- a CDS encoding D-alanine--D-alanine ligase: protein MKKVAVIMGGYSSEYQISITSGNVVYQNIDKTKYEAYRVYLLKDKWVLVDDTEKEYPINRADFSVNYNQSILKFDVVFNVIHGTPGEDGLLQAYFQLLGIKQTACDFYQAALTFNKRDLLSVLKPYGIKTAKSFYLNKGDVFTEQEIIDKLGLPCFVKPNRSGSSFGITKVHNPTELLPAIETAYKEDHEIIIESFLEGTEVSVGVINYQGEVIVLPMTEIVSENDFFDYEAKYLGKSQEITPARISDEIHAKVAAAAKKAYQVLQMKGFSRSEFIIVNGEPYMLEMNTIPGMTNESILPQQAKAAGISMTDLLTNAIEQA from the coding sequence ATGAAAAAAGTTGCCGTTATTATGGGCGGATATTCGAGCGAATATCAAATTTCAATTACCTCAGGCAATGTGGTATATCAAAACATTGATAAAACTAAGTACGAGGCATACCGCGTGTATCTTTTAAAAGATAAATGGGTTTTGGTTGATGATACTGAAAAAGAATATCCGATAAACAGAGCTGATTTTAGTGTAAATTACAACCAATCTATTTTAAAGTTTGATGTTGTATTTAATGTAATACACGGCACGCCTGGTGAAGATGGTTTGCTACAAGCCTATTTTCAGTTATTAGGCATCAAACAAACCGCATGCGATTTTTATCAAGCAGCCTTAACATTTAACAAACGCGATTTACTATCGGTTTTAAAACCATACGGCATAAAAACAGCAAAATCTTTTTATTTAAACAAAGGCGATGTTTTTACTGAACAAGAAATTATAGATAAATTAGGATTGCCTTGTTTTGTAAAACCCAATCGTTCGGGTTCTAGTTTTGGAATTACAAAAGTGCATAATCCTACCGAATTATTACCTGCGATTGAAACGGCTTATAAAGAAGATCATGAAATTATAATTGAAAGTTTTTTAGAAGGTACAGAAGTTTCGGTTGGAGTAATTAATTATCAAGGTGAAGTTATAGTTTTACCGATGACAGAAATTGTGTCTGAAAATGATTTTTTTGATTACGAAGCTAAATATTTAGGCAAATCTCAAGAAATCACTCCAGCGAGAATATCAGACGAAATTCATGCGAAAGTTGCTGCTGCTGCTAAAAAAGCTTATCAGGTCTTACAAATGAAAGGTTTTTCACGTTCTGAATTTATTATTGTAAACGGCGAACCTTATATGTTAGAAATGAATACCATTCCGGGCATGACCAACGAAAGTATTTTACCCCAGCAAGCAAAAGCTGCCGGCATTAGCATGACCGATTTATTAACCAACGCCATAGAACAAGCATAA
- a CDS encoding acyl-CoA-binding protein, whose amino-acid sequence MTEQNLDIEFKKYFDLLNTTLKQSDVPQDIQLLLYGLYKQATLNEVDAEVNLNDAYSNLIHAFKLNAWLQVKHLSPSEAKNAYIEQVKKLL is encoded by the coding sequence ATGACAGAGCAAAATCTAGATATTGAATTTAAAAAATATTTTGATTTGTTAAATACAACCTTAAAGCAGTCGGATGTCCCACAAGACATCCAATTGCTTTTATACGGATTGTATAAACAAGCAACTTTAAATGAAGTTGATGCCGAAGTAAATTTAAATGATGCATATTCTAACTTAATTCATGCTTTTAAGTTAAATGCATGGTTACAAGTTAAACATTTGTCTCCAAGTGAAGCAAAAAATGCGTATATTGAACAAGTAAAAAAATTACTTTAG
- the ftsH gene encoding ATP-dependent zinc metalloprotease FtsH: MAKNNKNNSTKVKISPWIIYVAIILALIAINFAGGSSFQETKPTTIAKFYQYLDQGDVDKVVFDKSTAKVYLKKEALESDRFPEIEKTNLLNKENAGPHFTLDIGSQEAFQNNLEKARETGKLSDYKVEQESNWGDILLSFLPFVIFIGIWIYMMRRMSGGGAGGGGGQIFSIGKSKAKLFDEKTDVKITFKDVAGLEGAKEEVQEIVEFLRNPQKYTDLGGKIPKGALLVGPPGTGKTLLAKAVAGEAQVPFFSISGSDFVEMFVGVGASRVRDLFKQAKEKSPAIIFIDEIDAVGRARGKNNMSGSNDERENTLNQLLTEMDGFGSNQHVIVLAATNRADVLDKALMRAGRFDRQIYVDLPDVREREQIFQVHLKPLKKAEELDVEFLAKQTPGFSGADIANVCNEAALIAARKGKTAVDKQDFLDAVDRIVGGLEKKNKIITPDEKRAIAIHEAGHATVSWLLEHAAPLVKVTIVPRGQSLGAAWYLPEERQIVRTEQMLDEMCATMGGRAAEKVTFNKISTGALSDLEKVTKQARAMVTVYGLNDAIGNVTYYDSSGQNEYGFTKPYSDETAKIIDKEISDLIESQYKRAIQILTENKDKLFELADVLIEKEVIFKDDLERIFGVRPYGATEDVENQDVLA, encoded by the coding sequence ATGGCAAAAAACAATAAAAACAATTCTACTAAAGTAAAAATTAGCCCGTGGATTATTTACGTAGCTATTATTTTAGCATTGATAGCTATTAATTTTGCTGGTGGATCATCTTTTCAGGAAACCAAGCCAACAACCATTGCTAAATTTTACCAATATTTAGATCAGGGGGATGTAGATAAAGTAGTTTTCGATAAAAGCACAGCAAAAGTTTATTTAAAAAAGGAAGCCTTAGAATCGGATCGTTTTCCAGAAATCGAGAAAACAAACCTTTTAAATAAAGAAAATGCCGGACCTCATTTTACTTTAGATATCGGAAGTCAAGAAGCTTTTCAAAACAATCTTGAAAAAGCTCGCGAAACAGGTAAGTTAAGCGACTATAAAGTTGAACAAGAAAGCAATTGGGGAGATATATTATTATCGTTTTTGCCTTTTGTTATTTTTATCGGAATCTGGATTTATATGATGCGTCGTATGTCTGGCGGTGGTGCTGGCGGTGGCGGTGGTCAAATTTTCTCAATCGGGAAATCTAAAGCCAAATTATTTGACGAAAAAACAGACGTGAAAATTACTTTTAAAGACGTTGCTGGATTAGAAGGCGCGAAAGAAGAAGTGCAAGAAATTGTTGAGTTTTTACGTAACCCACAAAAATATACTGATTTAGGAGGTAAAATTCCTAAAGGAGCTTTATTAGTTGGTCCTCCAGGAACAGGTAAAACCTTATTAGCAAAAGCAGTTGCTGGTGAAGCGCAAGTGCCTTTCTTTTCAATATCAGGTTCTGATTTCGTAGAAATGTTTGTTGGGGTAGGGGCATCACGTGTTCGAGACTTATTCAAACAAGCTAAAGAAAAATCGCCTGCAATTATTTTTATTGATGAGATTGATGCTGTAGGTAGAGCTCGTGGTAAAAACAACATGTCAGGTTCTAACGACGAACGTGAAAATACATTAAACCAATTGTTAACCGAAATGGATGGTTTTGGTAGTAACCAACATGTAATTGTTTTAGCAGCAACCAACCGTGCAGATGTTTTAGATAAAGCATTAATGCGTGCTGGGCGTTTTGACAGACAGATTTATGTAGATTTACCAGATGTTCGTGAAAGAGAACAAATTTTTCAGGTGCATTTAAAACCACTTAAAAAGGCTGAAGAATTAGATGTTGAGTTTTTAGCGAAACAAACACCAGGATTCTCAGGGGCAGATATTGCAAACGTTTGTAATGAAGCAGCTTTAATTGCTGCACGTAAAGGCAAAACAGCAGTAGATAAACAAGATTTCTTAGATGCAGTTGACCGTATTGTAGGTGGTTTAGAAAAGAAAAATAAAATTATAACACCAGACGAAAAACGTGCTATTGCAATTCACGAAGCAGGACATGCAACCGTAAGTTGGTTATTAGAACATGCAGCGCCATTGGTTAAAGTTACTATTGTTCCACGCGGACAATCTTTAGGTGCAGCATGGTATTTACCAGAAGAAAGACAAATTGTTCGTACCGAACAAATGTTAGACGAAATGTGTGCTACTATGGGCGGACGTGCTGCAGAAAAAGTTACATTTAATAAAATTTCTACAGGCGCATTAAGCGATTTAGAAAAAGTAACCAAACAAGCACGCGCAATGGTAACCGTTTACGGATTAAATGATGCGATAGGTAACGTTACGTATTACGATTCATCAGGGCAAAATGAATACGGGTTTACAAAACCTTATTCTGACGAAACAGCAAAAATTATTGATAAAGAAATTTCAGATTTGATCGAATCACAATACAAACGTGCTATTCAAATTTTAACTGAAAATAAAGACAAGTTATTTGAGCTGGCTGATGTTTTGATTGAAAAAGAAGTTATTTTTAAAGATGATTTAGAAAGAATTTTCGGTGTACGTCCATATGGTGCAACTGAAGATGTTGAAAATCAAGATGTATTAGCATAA
- a CDS encoding phosphatidate cytidylyltransferase has translation MSENITRSISGIIFIVLLVFCTLYSETSFILLFSIFALLAVYEFTKLVNISLIASFILVIACILLGVVFEKPDPTNNLMLCIATLFISVSLLINLFRKNATQLFYNDNLGKFFQLLGYVIFPFVIIMKLPYMFSSFTPQIVIGIFILIWTNDTFAYIFGKYLGKHKLFERVSPKKTIEGFIGGLVGCLAVACLLSLYFQFLSLGLWLLTGLVMSIMGTLGDLVESRYKRLAGVKDSGKIMPGHGGILDRFDSVIFATPFLYFILFFFR, from the coding sequence ATGTCTGAAAATATCACACGTTCCATTTCTGGTATCATATTTATTGTTTTGCTTGTTTTTTGTACTTTGTACTCAGAAACATCTTTTATATTGTTGTTTAGCATTTTTGCATTGTTAGCTGTTTACGAGTTTACCAAATTGGTAAATATTAGTTTAATAGCTTCGTTTATATTAGTTATTGCGTGTATTTTATTGGGCGTTGTTTTTGAAAAGCCTGATCCAACAAATAATTTAATGCTTTGTATTGCAACCTTATTTATTAGCGTTTCTTTGCTGATTAATTTATTTAGAAAAAATGCTACGCAATTGTTCTATAATGATAATTTAGGTAAGTTTTTTCAACTGTTAGGATATGTAATTTTTCCTTTCGTAATAATTATGAAGCTGCCTTATATGTTTTCATCATTTACACCACAAATTGTTATAGGAATTTTTATTTTAATTTGGACAAATGATACTTTTGCATATATCTTTGGTAAATATTTAGGAAAACATAAATTATTTGAGCGTGTTTCGCCTAAAAAAACAATCGAAGGTTTTATTGGTGGTTTAGTAGGCTGCTTAGCTGTAGCTTGTTTACTTAGCCTTTATTTTCAGTTTTTAAGTTTAGGCTTATGGTTATTAACTGGTTTAGTAATGAGTATTATGGGAACCCTTGGCGATTTGGTTGAATCGCGTTACAAACGTTTAGCTGGAGTAAAAGATTCAGGAAAAATTATGCCCGGACATGGCGGTATTTTAGACCGTTTTGATAGTGTTATTTTTGCTACACCATTTTTGTATTTTATTTTATTTTTTTTTCGATAA
- a CDS encoding RluA family pseudouridine synthase — translation MKDDINLEIEEGNLFEHYSFEAGKGQAPLRVDKFLMNLVENATRNKIQKAAENGNIFINDVPVKSNAKVKANDVVRVLMEQPPFENIIIPENIPLNIVYEDDQLLVINKPAGLVVHPGHGNYTGTLVNALAYHFDNLPLNSSERPGLVHRIDKDTSGLLVCAKTEFAMSYLAKQFEEKTSEREYIAIVWGNVEEDEGTIESYIGRHLKDRMQMASFDDEAHGKWAVTHYKVIERLGYVTVVSCKLETGRTHQIRVHMKSIGHTLFNDERYGGNLILKGTTFTKYKQFIDNCFKTLPRQALHAKTLGFEHPITKEFMRFDSDIPEDMVSVIEKWRIYAKSQSEYID, via the coding sequence ATGAAAGACGATATTAATTTAGAAATTGAAGAAGGAAATTTATTTGAACATTACTCATTCGAGGCTGGTAAAGGGCAAGCGCCCCTGCGTGTAGATAAGTTTTTAATGAATTTAGTTGAAAATGCTACACGTAACAAAATTCAGAAAGCTGCCGAAAACGGAAATATTTTTATAAACGATGTGCCGGTAAAATCAAATGCTAAAGTAAAAGCGAATGATGTGGTTCGTGTACTTATGGAACAGCCGCCTTTTGAAAATATAATTATTCCAGAAAACATACCATTAAACATTGTTTACGAAGACGATCAGCTTTTGGTAATTAACAAACCCGCTGGTTTGGTAGTGCATCCGGGACACGGAAATTATACCGGAACCTTAGTAAACGCATTAGCTTATCATTTTGATAACTTACCTTTAAACTCAAGCGAGCGTCCAGGCTTAGTTCATCGTATTGATAAAGATACATCAGGTTTATTGGTTTGTGCTAAAACAGAATTTGCTATGAGCTATTTAGCCAAGCAGTTTGAAGAAAAAACTTCGGAGCGTGAATATATTGCTATTGTTTGGGGAAATGTGGAAGAAGATGAAGGTACGATTGAAAGTTACATTGGCCGACATTTAAAAGACCGCATGCAAATGGCATCTTTTGATGATGAAGCGCACGGAAAATGGGCCGTAACGCATTATAAAGTTATTGAACGTTTGGGGTATGTAACCGTAGTTTCTTGTAAGTTAGAAACGGGACGTACGCATCAAATTAGAGTGCACATGAAATCAATTGGGCATACCTTATTTAATGACGAACGCTATGGCGGTAATTTAATTTTAAAAGGTACAACCTTTACCAAGTACAAACAATTTATAGATAATTGTTTTAAAACCTTACCAAGACAAGCTTTACATGCTAAAACTTTAGGTTTTGAGCACCCAATAACAAAAGAATTTATGCGATTTGATTCTGACATTCCAGAAGATATGGTAAGCGTTATTGAAAAATGGCGCATCTATGCTAAATCGCAATCCGAATATATCGATTAA
- a CDS encoding lactate utilization protein has product MNFFKRLFGSKNDDESAENTAGQSPYLPAPSLPIDEQFTFNFKKNGGKFLYCEDMHEIYEHFENIMLENDWYETEVLCFNPELFPILEHNNFNFQNIKKPTFVFSTCESLIADEGSILFSSNQFKALKINELPDNMIVFATTSQLKPQKREGMSEINRKYHPNFPSNITTLRNFEVNSQAHANSLQYSTAPKNLYLLLLEDL; this is encoded by the coding sequence ATGAATTTTTTTAAAAGGTTATTTGGTTCTAAAAATGACGATGAATCTGCTGAAAACACTGCAGGTCAGAGTCCGTATTTGCCTGCGCCAAGTTTGCCTATAGATGAGCAGTTTACATTTAATTTTAAAAAAAATGGAGGTAAATTTTTGTACTGTGAAGACATGCATGAAATTTACGAACATTTTGAAAATATTATGCTTGAAAACGATTGGTACGAAACAGAAGTACTGTGTTTTAACCCGGAATTATTTCCTATTTTAGAACACAATAATTTCAATTTCCAAAATATAAAAAAACCAACATTCGTTTTCTCTACTTGCGAAAGCTTAATTGCTGATGAAGGATCTATTCTTTTCAGTTCAAATCAATTTAAAGCATTAAAAATTAACGAGTTGCCAGATAATATGATTGTTTTTGCAACTACAAGTCAACTAAAACCTCAAAAAAGAGAAGGAATGAGCGAGATTAATCGCAAATATCATCCTAATTTTCCATCAAACATTACTACGTTGCGTAATTTTGAAGTTAATTCTCAGGCTCATGCCAATTCACTTCAATACAGCACTGCGCCAAAAAATTTATATTTATTATTGTTAGAAGACCTATAA